The Sorangiineae bacterium MSr11367 genome window below encodes:
- a CDS encoding methyltransferase domain-containing protein, whose product MGGEAFSARALLSLLFNASKGLDVVKTALELGILARLDRGPATLGELAHDTGSVPLRLYKLLDALETLGFVAREDAHDADAGIESTRYTAREPLEAAARAVLGETSIERDRDTYPWRVLENKLPATLRGEHHVPRDAFDWPPSTPTQHAQFEASMAAGVPPIAEAFRTAHDDIFVTGSERWLDVGGGDGALAASVLTRHATLTADVLNLAITEPLVRGRAEGSGVGARLGFVAGDFLNEEFPRGYDVISFVRVLHDWPAATARMLLDKATRALAPGGRLVVCEEFRTPDRLAIQFFWTYFLIGVDSCVSRLREIDFYVRELEARGYRDIRTRRGPFDVLVAMSAK is encoded by the coding sequence ATGGGGGGCGAAGCGTTTTCCGCGCGGGCGCTATTGAGTCTTCTTTTCAACGCAAGCAAAGGGCTCGATGTCGTGAAAACGGCACTCGAGTTGGGGATCCTCGCCCGCCTCGATCGAGGCCCCGCAACCCTGGGCGAGCTGGCGCACGACACGGGTTCCGTTCCGCTGCGTCTGTACAAGCTGCTCGACGCGCTGGAAACATTGGGCTTCGTGGCGCGCGAGGACGCGCACGATGCGGACGCGGGGATCGAGTCGACGCGCTACACCGCACGCGAGCCTCTGGAAGCGGCAGCGCGCGCCGTGCTCGGAGAGACCTCCATCGAGCGCGATCGCGACACGTATCCATGGCGCGTCCTGGAAAACAAGCTGCCGGCGACTTTGCGCGGTGAGCACCACGTTCCGCGGGACGCCTTCGATTGGCCGCCTTCGACCCCCACGCAGCATGCGCAGTTCGAAGCAAGCATGGCGGCGGGCGTTCCCCCGATTGCCGAGGCCTTTCGCACCGCGCATGACGACATTTTCGTGACGGGATCGGAGCGCTGGCTCGACGTTGGGGGAGGGGATGGCGCGCTGGCAGCATCCGTCCTCACGCGGCATGCAACGCTGACGGCCGACGTGCTCAACTTGGCCATCACCGAGCCCTTGGTGCGCGGCCGCGCCGAAGGGTCGGGTGTCGGTGCGCGTCTCGGATTCGTGGCCGGCGACTTCCTGAACGAGGAATTTCCCCGGGGCTACGACGTCATCTCCTTCGTGCGCGTGCTGCACGACTGGCCCGCAGCGACCGCGCGGATGCTTCTCGACAAGGCCACGCGCGCCCTCGCACCGGGCGGGCGGCTCGTCGTGTGCGAGGAATTCCGCACGCCGGATCGCCTGGCGATTCAGTTCTTCTGGACCTATTTCCTGATTGGCGTCGACTCCTGCGTGAGCCGGTTGCGCGAAATCGACTTTTACGTTCGTGAACTCGAAGCGCGCGGCTATCGCGACATTCGCACACGCCGTGGACCCTTCGACGTTCTGGTCGCGATGTCCGCCAAGTGA
- a CDS encoding aminotransferase class V-fold PLP-dependent enzyme, with protein MTSGPDGGAPLDAPLDVSRLRAQFPILERCLYLNSNSTGLTPRGVQEVLSNYWDSLDDWRDDTWETWWREIHHYADDVAAFLGAPAGSVLCDVNVATLLGRFAAALEYDSGRNRIVTSDLEFPTAELLFRGLHRLGADTVVVASRDGYSIDEEAVVRAIDERTRLVFLSLATSNTGARLALAPIVERARSVGALVALDAYAALGVVPLDVTELGVDALFGGASKWLCGPYHAAFMYLRPALAASLEPLTPGWMASRNPLTFRTQTELAEGTRRFAGGTPLVLPLLMARVGFELMRSFGISRVREISLAHTQRIIDHADAAGLTVTTPRPPERRAGIVSLRFEGDEEVVRELGHLQGERQMVCSYRCGVRIGPHAFNTEGEIDTFMKALTERAKR; from the coding sequence ATGACGTCCGGGCCGGATGGCGGGGCGCCTCTCGACGCGCCGCTCGACGTGTCCCGGCTTCGTGCGCAATTCCCCATTCTGGAGCGATGCCTTTATCTGAATAGCAATTCGACCGGGCTCACCCCGCGCGGTGTGCAGGAGGTCCTAAGCAACTATTGGGACTCCTTGGACGATTGGCGCGACGATACATGGGAAACGTGGTGGCGCGAGATCCACCATTATGCCGACGACGTGGCCGCCTTTCTCGGCGCGCCGGCGGGATCCGTCCTGTGTGACGTGAACGTGGCCACCTTGCTCGGCCGATTTGCGGCGGCGCTCGAATACGATTCGGGGCGAAATCGCATCGTGACGAGCGATTTGGAGTTCCCCACCGCCGAACTTCTCTTTCGAGGTTTGCACCGGCTCGGTGCGGATACCGTCGTGGTCGCGTCACGCGATGGGTATTCGATCGACGAGGAGGCGGTCGTTCGCGCCATCGACGAGCGGACGCGCCTGGTCTTTCTCTCGCTGGCCACGTCGAACACGGGGGCGCGGCTCGCGCTCGCGCCCATCGTCGAGCGGGCGCGAAGCGTCGGTGCGCTGGTGGCGCTGGATGCTTATGCCGCGCTCGGTGTCGTGCCGCTCGACGTGACGGAGCTGGGGGTCGATGCGCTCTTCGGTGGTGCGAGCAAGTGGCTTTGCGGGCCGTACCACGCGGCCTTCATGTACCTGCGCCCCGCGCTGGCCGCGAGCCTCGAGCCTCTCACGCCCGGATGGATGGCTTCACGCAATCCGCTGACGTTTCGCACGCAAACGGAGCTGGCCGAGGGCACGCGCCGCTTTGCCGGCGGCACCCCCTTGGTGCTGCCGTTGCTGATGGCGCGCGTCGGTTTCGAATTGATGCGCTCGTTCGGTATTTCACGGGTCCGCGAGATCTCGCTGGCGCATACACAGCGCATCATCGACCACGCGGACGCGGCGGGCCTCACCGTGACCACACCGCGTCCGCCCGAGCGGCGGGCCGGCATCGTTTCCTTGCGCTTCGAGGGCGACGAGGAGGTGGTGCGGGAGCTCGGGCATCTGCAAGGGGAGCGGCAAATGGTCTGCAGCTATCGATGTGGGGTGCGCATTGGCCCTCATGCGTTCAACACGGAAGGCGAAATCGATACCTTCATGAAGGCGCTCACCGAACGGGCGAAAAGGTAA